From a single Nicotiana tomentosiformis chromosome 2, ASM39032v3, whole genome shotgun sequence genomic region:
- the LOC104094577 gene encoding uncharacterized protein yields MLTPRCRFQVEIADISGSTITTILGESVESLLSMKAEQIYEITKIKNELMPLQPIRQRLTDKVFKVQLKKSFSRTSDETPAKLFILSYVEKQDTLQLPAPSTFTNAGESSKRELGNLSSPQEQKELITEATSSSKRQQTERTTPTRKNASSSIKQNI; encoded by the exons ATGTTAACACCCAG GTGCCGATTTCAAGTTGAAATTGCAGATATAAGTGGATCGACAATTACAACAATATTAGGTGAATCTGTAGAAAGTCTCCTTTCAATGAAAGCTGAACAGATCTATGAAATAACTAAGATAAAG AATGAATTGATGCCTCTTCAACCTATTCGGCAACGTCTTACTGACAAAGTGTTCAAAGTACAACTAAAGAAATCATTTTCCAGGACGTCGGATGAAACACCAGCAAAGCTATTCATTCTGTCGTATGTTGAAAAGCAAGATACTCTCCAATTGCCAGCACCATCAACTTTTACAAATGCTGGAGAAAGCAGCAAAAGAGAGCTTGGCAATCTGTCATCCCCGCAGGAACAAAAAGAACTGATCACAGAAGCTACATCATCTAGCAAAAGACAACAGACTGAGCGGACAACTCCAACTAGAAAAAATGCTTCTTCTAGCATAAAGCAAAATATTTAG